One Actinosynnema pretiosum DNA segment encodes these proteins:
- a CDS encoding AfsR/SARP family transcriptional regulator gives MSGGLVDEVVERGGRLAFRVLGPIEVTGAGGPVRIPPGRQQVILACLLLEANKVVSTDHLVDALWEVNPPDTARTQVQICVSRLRKTLADAGVEVSIVTRPPGYQLRLPDASLDVHEFTRGVTEGRAAARRGELSEASELLRASVGLWRGECLSGLASAPLRTRALRLEEDRLNAVETCLGIDLELGLHHELVGEIGRLVREHPLRERPRALLMLALYRSGRKAEALEVYREGRDLLVEELGLEPGEELRELERAIHAGDASLLRGPEPARERRPAEPADAARAAVPRQLPADTADFIGGEELITAAEEVLTGGAGRRAVGVVVVIGRPGVGKSTLAAHLGHRVAEEHFPDGQLYCDLRGGYGDAGGSADVLGRFLQALGIPGAMIPVEHTARTEMYRTLLADRRVLVVLDNAVSERQVLPLLPGGGRCAVVVTSRARLTGLPGARQLELDVLDREQSLELLGRVVGERRVAGEPEAAEALVRTVGGLPLALRIVAARLAARPHWSLASMVHRLASERHRLDELAHGEMTIRASLSLTHDGLDQPTRRLFGLLSLAEGPSLPGWVAGAALDDGRPYASDLIEPLVDVQMLDVVSVDGTGEFRYRFHDIIRLFAREQLASVDEREQREVQERVLGGWLSLAEQAHRGVFGGDFTALHGSAPRWHPHPVHAERLLESPLEWLEGELPNLRAAVAQAARLGLDELCWDLAVTTTTLFEARGHLDDWRHTHDEALRATRAAGNARGTAALLASLGTLHINRGRAEESGAVLVEALAAFTELGDVRGQALCRRDLGLLTRQAGDDAGALALYGLALAGFEEVGDVVGRAIVLTQRAHVLMRTGRDDEALAQLAEAMATCREVGYTGGVATTMRRIGQVQLHRGEHELAERTLTEVLEMVRASRDVIGEGHLLHNLGEVNAAAGRVEAARECFERSLAVRERMMDHGGVAVVRRELALLEGKVPA, from the coding sequence GTGAGCGGAGGTCTCGTGGACGAGGTGGTGGAGCGGGGCGGGCGCCTGGCGTTCCGGGTGCTGGGACCGATCGAGGTCACCGGCGCCGGGGGGCCCGTGCGCATCCCGCCGGGGCGGCAGCAGGTCATCCTGGCCTGCCTGCTGCTGGAGGCGAACAAGGTGGTCAGCACGGACCACCTGGTGGACGCGCTGTGGGAGGTCAACCCGCCGGACACCGCGCGCACCCAGGTGCAGATCTGCGTGTCGCGGCTGCGCAAGACGCTGGCCGACGCGGGCGTGGAGGTCTCCATCGTGACCCGCCCGCCGGGCTACCAGCTGCGCCTGCCGGACGCCTCGCTGGACGTGCACGAGTTCACCAGGGGCGTCACCGAGGGGCGCGCGGCGGCCAGGCGCGGCGAGCTGTCCGAGGCGTCCGAGCTGCTGCGGGCCTCGGTGGGGCTGTGGCGCGGGGAGTGCCTGAGCGGGCTGGCGAGCGCGCCGCTGCGCACCAGGGCGCTGCGCCTGGAGGAGGACCGGCTCAACGCGGTGGAGACCTGCCTGGGGATCGACCTGGAGCTGGGGCTGCACCACGAGCTGGTCGGCGAGATCGGCAGGCTGGTGCGCGAGCACCCGCTGCGGGAGCGGCCGAGGGCGCTGCTGATGCTGGCGCTGTACCGGTCGGGCCGCAAGGCCGAGGCGCTGGAGGTGTACCGGGAGGGCCGCGACCTGCTGGTGGAGGAGCTGGGCCTGGAGCCCGGCGAGGAGCTGCGGGAGCTGGAGCGGGCGATCCACGCCGGGGACGCCTCGCTGCTGCGCGGCCCCGAGCCGGCGCGCGAGCGAAGACCCGCTGAGCCCGCCGACGCCGCGCGCGCGGCGGTGCCCAGGCAGCTGCCCGCCGACACCGCCGACTTCATCGGTGGCGAGGAGCTGATCACCGCCGCCGAGGAGGTGCTCACCGGGGGCGCGGGGCGGCGCGCGGTCGGCGTCGTGGTGGTCATCGGCAGGCCGGGCGTGGGCAAGTCGACGCTGGCCGCGCACCTGGGGCACCGGGTCGCCGAGGAGCACTTCCCCGACGGGCAGCTGTACTGCGACCTGCGCGGCGGCTACGGCGACGCGGGCGGGTCCGCCGACGTGCTCGGCCGGTTCCTGCAGGCGCTCGGCATCCCCGGCGCGATGATCCCGGTGGAGCACACCGCGCGCACCGAGATGTACCGGACGCTGCTGGCGGACCGGCGGGTGCTGGTGGTGCTGGACAACGCGGTCAGCGAGCGGCAGGTGCTGCCGCTGCTGCCCGGCGGCGGGCGCTGCGCGGTGGTGGTGACCAGCCGGGCGCGGCTGACCGGGCTGCCGGGGGCGCGGCAGCTGGAGCTGGACGTGCTGGACCGGGAGCAGTCGCTGGAGCTGCTCGGCCGGGTCGTGGGCGAGCGGCGGGTGGCGGGCGAGCCGGAGGCGGCGGAGGCGCTGGTGCGCACCGTCGGCGGGCTGCCGCTGGCGCTGCGGATCGTCGCGGCGCGGCTGGCGGCCCGACCGCACTGGTCGCTGGCGTCGATGGTGCACCGGCTGGCCAGCGAGCGGCACCGCCTCGACGAGCTGGCGCACGGCGAGATGACGATCCGGGCGAGCCTGTCGCTGACCCACGACGGGCTGGACCAGCCGACGCGGCGGCTGTTCGGGCTGCTCAGCCTGGCCGAGGGCCCGTCGCTGCCCGGCTGGGTGGCGGGCGCGGCGCTGGACGACGGCAGGCCGTACGCCTCGGACCTGATCGAGCCGCTGGTGGATGTGCAGATGCTCGACGTGGTCTCGGTCGACGGCACCGGCGAGTTCCGCTACCGCTTCCACGACATCATCCGGCTGTTCGCCCGCGAGCAGCTGGCGTCGGTGGACGAGCGGGAGCAGCGGGAGGTGCAGGAGCGGGTGCTCGGCGGCTGGCTGTCGCTGGCCGAGCAGGCGCACCGGGGCGTGTTCGGCGGCGACTTCACCGCGCTGCACGGGAGCGCGCCGCGCTGGCACCCGCACCCCGTGCACGCCGAGCGGCTGCTGGAGAGCCCGCTGGAGTGGCTGGAGGGCGAGCTGCCGAACCTGCGGGCGGCCGTGGCGCAGGCGGCGCGGCTCGGGCTGGACGAGCTGTGCTGGGACCTGGCGGTGACCACGACGACGCTGTTCGAGGCGCGCGGGCACCTGGACGACTGGCGGCACACCCACGACGAGGCGCTGCGGGCCACCAGGGCCGCGGGCAACGCGCGCGGCACGGCGGCGCTGCTGGCCTCGCTCGGCACCCTGCACATCAACCGGGGGCGCGCCGAGGAGTCCGGGGCGGTGCTGGTGGAGGCGCTGGCGGCGTTCACCGAGCTGGGTGATGTGCGCGGGCAGGCGCTGTGCAGGCGCGACCTGGGGCTGCTCACCCGGCAGGCCGGGGACGACGCGGGCGCGCTGGCGCTGTACGGGCTGGCGCTGGCCGGGTTCGAGGAGGTCGGCGACGTCGTCGGGCGCGCGATCGTGCTGACCCAGCGGGCGCACGTGCTCATGCGCACCGGGCGGGACGACGAGGCGCTCGCGCAGCTCGCGGAGGCGATGGCCACCTGCCGGGAGGTCGGGTACACCGGCGGGGTGGCGACCACGATGCGGCGCATCGGGCAGGTGCAGCTGCACCGGGGGGAGCACGAGCTCGCGGAGCGGACGCTGACCGAGGTGCTGGAGATGGTGCGGGCCAGCCGGGACGTGATCGGCGAGGGGCACCTGCTGCACAACCTGGGCGAGGTGAACGCGGCGGCGGGGCGGGTCGAGGCGGCCCGCGAGTGCTTCGAGCGGTCGCTGGCGGTGCGGGAGCGGATGATGGACCACGGCGGGGTGGCGGTGGTGCGGCGGGAGCTGGCGCTGCTGGAGGGGAAGGTGCCCGCGTAG
- a CDS encoding helix-turn-helix transcriptional regulator, whose translation MRVHVTAVGPVARDVPARLREAGMVLVDAPGPDVVVVLAAKSVDEALDACPERFRPGVDRLLVLADSFDPSGVLRAVRMGASAVLCPVASPLSRLVAGVHSALHGDGVVPYQALVRLLGRSGKGVVQVEALTAKQTAVLQLMADGLGNSAIAAALACSEHTVKNVIYELTARLRARNRAHAVAHAVRLGLV comes from the coding sequence GCGCGCGACGTCCCGGCGCGGCTGCGCGAGGCGGGCATGGTGCTGGTCGACGCGCCGGGGCCGGACGTGGTCGTGGTGCTGGCGGCGAAGTCGGTGGACGAGGCCCTGGACGCCTGCCCCGAGCGGTTCCGGCCCGGCGTCGACCGGCTGCTCGTGCTCGCGGACTCGTTCGACCCGTCGGGGGTGCTGCGCGCGGTGCGCATGGGCGCCAGCGCCGTGCTGTGCCCGGTGGCCTCCCCGCTGTCCCGGCTCGTCGCCGGGGTGCACTCGGCGCTGCACGGCGACGGCGTCGTCCCTTACCAGGCGCTGGTGCGGTTGCTCGGGCGCTCCGGCAAGGGCGTGGTCCAGGTCGAGGCGCTCACCGCGAAGCAGACCGCCGTGCTCCAGCTCATGGCCGATGGCCTGGGCAATTCCGCGATAGCCGCGGCACTGGCCTGCTCGGAGCACACGGTCAAGAACGTCATCTACGAGCTGACCGCGCGGTTGCGCGCGCGCAATCGGGCGCACGCGGTGGCCCACGCGGTGCGACTTGGATTGGTATGA